The Erwinia sorbitola nucleotide sequence AAATGATTCCGGTGCGTATAGGTTAATATTACCGCTGCTGACGATCGCTGAGTTATTAGTGATATTTCCATAGGTATTTATAGTAAGGTCTTTACCACTGTGAATGTTTCGGTAGTTAGTGATATTTATCGCGTCAATATTGGTATTGTTATCAGCACCGATAGAACCATAGTTATTAACGTCACCGAAACTGGTCAAGCTAATATCATTACCTGCCTGATATGTTCCATAGTTTGTGAGGCCACTCATTGAGAAAATAGTTAAGTTTTTGGCTGCATTAATCGTAGTTGCTGTATTGTCATCAATATAATTAGATTGTATGACGATATCATTTTTTGCTTTCAAATCTGCGGCAGAAAGGTTAAAAATTTTGGTTTCAAGTGTAATATCTTTTGCTGAAATATGACTTTGCTCGCCATGTATCTTGCTGGTAGCTGACACAAAAACGTTACCCGAGTCAGATTTTATATGACCATTGCGTCCAATGTATAGATCATCGCCGGCAATGTTAATGTCATTGGTTGCTTTTATTCCTCCGATTGCTTCACCACCAGCATAGCTATCGCTAGAGTAATTTACTAATTTATTTGAGTTAATATTCACATCTTTACCTGAAACCAAAGCGGCTCTATTGTAAAGGGTAACCGCGTCAATATTTAACTTACTATCACTCTGGATTGTGCTGGAATATTGGTTGAAGATATAATTGGCGGCAATAGTCATATTCCCGCTTGATTTGATCTTGCCACCTTCAATATTATTGATATTACCCCCATTAATTCCGATGGTGGAACGTGAGTTTAATAATCCTTTGTTAGTGAAGTTAGTTGCAGTAATATCAAATTCAGCACCAATGATTGTGCCGGTATTTGAAATGTCTCCATTAGTGTCAATATTTAGATTTGTCGCGGCAGAAATAAAGCCACCACTGTTACTGACACCAAATCCTTTCTGATTGGCTATAAGAGTTATTTTATTTGCAAACATGCCTCCGAGCCGAGAAACATCCAGCCCGGTAGATTTTTCATATTTTACCAGACCTGGTGCTGTGTTGGTTAGTTGATTGTTTTTAATAGTGACGTTTTTATTAACGCCAGTCATGATTTGGAGATCTTTCGCCTGAAGATAGCCATTCACTTTTACTGTTTTGGCCAGTAAAGAAGTGTAGTCGGAGGCATTATCATTCATGCCTCGCCCGGAAATGGTGATATTACCAGTAGTTACATCGATCCCACCAAGATTGTCATTATCTAACAGTATATTACCAGTAGTTAGTGTACTACGCCCGGTATTAATAAATCCGCAACCATCACAGTTGATGCCATTGGGGTTGGCAATAATCACATTTGCTTTTTTACCTGCAACTTCGATCATACCGTTTAACTGGCTTGCATGATTTGAGGTTACTTCATTAATTATTAACCCGGCTGATCCGTTAGCCATGTTGCTGTTGCCTGCAACCATTCCAGCGATGTTAGTCTTCGAACTTTCTGCTCCGTTATTCAGCACCAATCCATGCTTGCTGACGTCGAACTGGACAAATTTATTATGTGAAATTCCATTTGGAGACGCGGAATTAATATTTACTGTAGTGGATCCATTGGGGTTGAAAGTAATGCCTGGCTTTTGTGCCTGGTCTAAACCAGCTGTCACCGTCGCCTGTACAGGTGTGATGTAAGAGAATGCCATCCATGTCATTAAACATATGGATGAAACGCGGAAATTTGATTTTTTTGATTTCATTTTTTGGCTACCAGATCTTAGTGCTGAACTATATTTATTCATTAGTGATTCCTCATGGATATTAAAGTGCAAAACATATCCCCCACAAAAAAGTGAGGCTTATGAAATGTTTTTTGTTAAATGATAAATAGTATTGTTAATATTTAAAATAAGTGTTTACCAGTATGAGATGTATCCTTTATTAGAAATTTTAGGACTTTGGATATCGACCGATTGGGTTGCCAGGATATTGCCAGCGTTATAAA carries:
- a CDS encoding filamentous hemagglutinin N-terminal domain-containing protein, which codes for MNKYSSALRSGSQKMKSKKSNFRVSSICLMTWMAFSYITPVQATVTAGLDQAQKPGITFNPNGSTTVNINSASPNGISHNKFVQFDVSKHGLVLNNGAESSKTNIAGMVAGNSNMANGSAGLIINEVTSNHASQLNGMIEVAGKKANVIIANPNGINCDGCGFINTGRSTLTTGNILLDNDNLGGIDVTTGNITISGRGMNDNASDYTSLLAKTVKVNGYLQAKDLQIMTGVNKNVTIKNNQLTNTAPGLVKYEKSTGLDVSRLGGMFANKITLIANQKGFGVSNSGGFISAATNLNIDTNGDISNTGTIIGAEFDITATNFTNKGLLNSRSTIGINGGNINNIEGGKIKSSGNMTIAANYIFNQYSSTIQSDSKLNIDAVTLYNRAALVSGKDVNINSNKLVNYSSDSYAGGEAIGGIKATNDINIAGDDLYIGRNGHIKSDSGNVFVSATSKIHGEQSHISAKDITLETKIFNLSAADLKAKNDIVIQSNYIDDNTATTINAAKNLTIFSMSGLTNYGTYQAGNDISLTSFGDVNNYGSIGADNNTNIDAINITNYRNIHSGKDLTINTYGNITNNSAIVSSGNINLYAPESFTNNSIVMSTGSTDIHSKKTTNHGIIRQK